The region CAACATTCGTTAACCGGATACCAATTCCCCTTCTTTGAATGAATTGTGATGGTTTCAGGTTTATCTTTTGCCGGAACCTCAACAATCAGCTCAGTGTATTCCCCAAAGAATTTTTGGCTCAAAATACGTCCCTTAAAGGCATTTTCCTTGTTTGGCTCAGTAAGTTGAAATGATTCCGGGCGGATGGAAAGGGTAACTTTCGGTTTATCCAGATAAAGTTCGCTTTCAGCAGTAATAAACCCAATCGCAGTTTCAAATCCGTTTTTTACAGGTTTGGCTGAGATGAAATTGCTTTTCCCAAAAAAACTGGCCACATATGAATTGACAGGTTTTTGATAGAGATTTCCGGGCGAGTCAATTTGCAGAATTTTTCCATCTTTCAGTACCAAGGCTCTATCGGCAATGGCAAGTACATCTTTGGTGTCGTGGGTCACAAAAATAGCAGTAGTGCCGGAAGCCTTTATTATATCCCGGATCTCGCTACGTATCTGGTTTTTGAGAACACTGTCAATATTGCTAAAGGGTTCGTCAAAAAGGATCAGGTTTGGATTGGGCGCCAGGGCCCTTGCCAGGGCAACCCGCTGCCGCTGCCCACCGGAGAGTTGATGTGGATAGCGATGCTCAAGATCCTTCAAGCCTGTAAGCTCAATGAGTTCGCTGATCCTGACTGCTTTCTCTTTCTTTCCAAGCCTGAACAAGCCAAAACCAATGTTTTCAGATACAGTTTTATGCGGAAACAAAGCATAATCCTGGAAAACTATGCCGATGCCTCTTTTTTCAGGTTCGACAAAAAAACCATCACCTGAAACACGTTTTGTACCAAGCCATAACTCACCAGCATCAGGAACTTCAAATCCGGATATCATTCTAAGCACAGTTGTTTTACCACAACCACTTTCGCCAAGCAGCGCAAGGATTTCGCCCTGTTCAATTTCAAGGTTAAAACTGCTGACCGCCCAGGTGGCAGCGCCCGGATATTCTTTTCCAAGATTTATCGCCTTTAAAACACTCATGTTCTTCCTCTCCTCATCATTTTATTCAACAGATAAACAGGGATTAACCCTGCGATCACAATAATAACCGCTGCCGGCGCCGCTTCGGCCAGACGTTCGTCGCTGGCAAACTCAAAGGTCCTGATGGCCAGGGTGTCGAAGTTGAATGGGCGCAGTATTAGGGTCAGTGGCAATTCCTTCAGCACATCTATAAAAACCAGCAACGCTGCAGCTAGCACCGAAGTTTTTATCAGCGGTAAATTTACGCTTATCAAAGTTTTGAGTTTTGAAACTCCCAATGAACGCGAGGCTTGGTCGAGGCTTACGGGCACCCTTTCATTACCGCTACCGATGCTGTTGTAACCAATGGCTATGAATCGAACCAGGTAAGCGAATACCAGCGTGAACCAGGTTCCCAGCAATGTAATCTTCACGGCGTTTCTGATAAAGCCAGCTACACCCGCTTCGAACCACAGTAAAGCGACCAGCAATCCTATGGCTACAACCGCACCCGGCAGCGCATAACCAAGGGTTGAAAAGTATACTGCCAGTTTAACAAATGGCAACGGAAAGGTTCGAACCGTGTAGGCGATAAAAACGGCAAACACCGTTGTTATAATTGAAGCCAATAATGCCAGGGTAAAACTGTTGCGCAAAAGCATCAGGAAATCAGATGATAGCACTTCTGCAAAAACATGGGTTGTCCAGTAAATCATCATGCTAAAAGGTAGGAGGAAACCAAAAAGGAAGGGAATTGATACGATGCCGACTACCCACAATTGGTTCAAACCTTTGAGTTTCTTAGCCTGCAATGGCCTGCTCGCCGTGCTCATATCAAAACGCTTGTCCTTTCGCTGATAGCGTTCGAGCAATAGCAGTGCGAACACAAAAAACATAAGGAATGCAGAAAGCTTCAGCGCTGCATTTAAATTGCCAAAGGCAAACCAGGCATTGAAAATTCCGGTTGTGAAAGTGTCAACCCCGAAATACTTTACCAGTCCGTAATCGTTGAGGACTTCCATCAGCGCCAGCGAGATACCGGCAACTACTGCTGGTCGCGCCATAGGTAAAGCTACGCGCAGGAAAGATTGAAAAGGCGTCATACCCAGCGAAGCCGTCACTTCAAACAGCACCCTCGACTGCCTTAAAAAATAAGCGCGGGTGATAATATAGACGTAGGGATACAATGCCAGCGAGAAAATGATAATCGCGCCTGGCAGGCTCAGTACATCAAAAAACAGGTATTGCCCGGTATTGATACCAAAATTGTTTCGTGCAAAAACATACAACAGCGATGTGTAATCCAGGATGCCCGCCCAGGTAAAGCCACTGATGTAGGCTGGTAATGCAATGGGTAAAATCAAGCCCCATTCAAAAAAGCGGCGGCCAGGGAAACGGTACATGCTTACGATCCATGATGTGCTGACACCGAGCACAAAAGT is a window of Bacteroidales bacterium DNA encoding:
- a CDS encoding ABC transporter ATP-binding protein, with protein sequence MSVLKAINLGKEYPGAATWAVSSFNLEIEQGEILALLGESGCGKTTVLRMISGFEVPDAGELWLGTKRVSGDGFFVEPEKRGIGIVFQDYALFPHKTVSENIGFGLFRLGKKEKAVRISELIELTGLKDLEHRYPHQLSGGQRQRVALARALAPNPNLILFDEPFSNIDSVLKNQIRSEIRDIIKASGTTAIFVTHDTKDVLAIADRALVLKDGKILQIDSPGNLYQKPVNSYVASFFGKSNFISAKPVKNGFETAIGFITAESELYLDKPKVTLSIRPESFQLTEPNKENAFKGRILSQKFFGEYTELIVEVPAKDKPETITIHSKKGNWYPVNECWFVVNEEGGVVINE
- a CDS encoding iron ABC transporter permease; translation: MLKRLKKISTYLLNPWVLLLLTVTLLISIPLIIILGGVFTEGGEIWIHILKNLVPGYVVNTFLLMLGVAVFTFVLGVSTSWIVSMYRFPGRRFFEWGLILPIALPAYISGFTWAGILDYTSLLYVFARNNFGINTGQYLFFDVLSLPGAIIIFSLALYPYVYIITRAYFLRQSRVLFEVTASLGMTPFQSFLRVALPMARPAVVAGISLALMEVLNDYGLVKYFGVDTFTTGIFNAWFAFGNLNAALKLSAFLMFFVFALLLLERYQRKDKRFDMSTASRPLQAKKLKGLNQLWVVGIVSIPFLFGFLLPFSMMIYWTTHVFAEVLSSDFLMLLRNSFTLALLASIITTVFAVFIAYTVRTFPLPFVKLAVYFSTLGYALPGAVVAIGLLVALLWFEAGVAGFIRNAVKITLLGTWFTLVFAYLVRFIAIGYNSIGSGNERVPVSLDQASRSLGVSKLKTLISVNLPLIKTSVLAAALLVFIDVLKELPLTLILRPFNFDTLAIRTFEFASDERLAEAAPAAVIIVIAGLIPVYLLNKMMRRGRT